From Streptomyces qinzhouensis, one genomic window encodes:
- a CDS encoding FG-GAP-like repeat-containing protein, with protein MATAVTVALGAGLVTAVAPAATAAPAAPATNPRANAAGEAVLPPQDRRTPRRVAVHEAGPTGYLATVEGNSTRVWTDFATGETRPVANDHQPGHSGLRSRTSVGDDGTRTVTITDLATDRNTAYRLPREAIYAEAYTRDAIVVYRKSAEGAITSLSILRRAADGTTTETPVTGVPDNSTSLLVFPREQQDFAAVIRARRGNIGVVSSWYLDYATAKLTEVPVGWSLHQPGQHRVIISFDPLENRVTTFDLRKPDAAPVVTDIPAPQGLEQRSGAVALVGDTILVSREINPYAKAPVLGGKLFAVPIGNTGETRELLPYATHQLVTAPDGSVLVTGGSSPRDWAVRRVTAEADGSPKMTTAHQIPAMPVPIDGLALGGGRLSYVAQPEGGQWRTLHSHDVTGSGTPVIGPRDKGYESNSPATGELHSLGDGRSAFVNGAGVLVPNPDGSLNSVDAPRPATLDEASGRYLILSGSADWQYIGDVRQHWGTNVPISRIKTAASVWGTTLWTPGKTAGSVVALDLKTRKSQPELKLGSGCVPNDLQAVGRWLYWACGTTKAGVYDRTAAKSLPVAAGGRAKLGDGFVVRESSGELALTNLHTGTTTPVATIPANAKWAVDKFGGHLAYTDAEQAIRVRAVDVPRGPIALAESEIDSAFTPAASSDDRTWNGHWQLSRPAGTWSVTVKNAAGAVVRTLAQGSVPQTGARLAAVWDGKSAAGRTLPNGKYGVTLTVDGRPLVSNWTTLYGSHDAPRDYNADGVPEVVTRLGADLTTHQGLVKTATGGTVQRVSKGWKNITAVLPMGDMNHQGWDDLVVRNTKGELWRHEGTGTGLPGPTSARVRIGGGFAAFDTILPAGDLTGDGRGDLLARKPDGKLFVYAVTATGALRSAGTVSGSFKGLTLIAPGDLTGDRHGDLLARDAGGELWRYNGTGKGTLGAKTLVQKDWAVTGKVFAGIGDLNGDGNADLVSRDTTGRLWQHLGTGKGTLSAATQVGTGWQRYTSLH; from the coding sequence GTGGCGACGGCAGTCACGGTGGCCCTGGGCGCGGGCCTGGTCACGGCGGTGGCACCGGCCGCGACGGCCGCCCCCGCGGCCCCGGCCACGAACCCGCGGGCGAACGCGGCCGGTGAGGCCGTACTGCCGCCGCAGGACCGCCGGACGCCTCGCCGCGTCGCGGTGCACGAAGCGGGACCCACCGGCTACCTGGCCACGGTGGAGGGCAACAGCACCCGGGTCTGGACCGACTTCGCGACCGGTGAGACCCGCCCGGTCGCCAACGACCACCAGCCCGGGCACTCCGGGCTGCGGAGCCGTACGTCGGTCGGCGACGACGGGACTCGGACCGTCACCATCACCGACCTGGCCACGGACCGGAATACGGCCTACCGCCTACCTCGGGAAGCCATCTATGCCGAGGCCTACACCCGTGACGCGATCGTCGTCTACCGGAAGAGCGCCGAAGGCGCCATCACCTCGCTGAGCATCCTGCGGCGTGCCGCCGACGGCACCACCACGGAGACCCCGGTCACCGGTGTTCCCGACAACAGCACCTCCCTGCTTGTCTTTCCGCGGGAGCAGCAGGACTTCGCCGCCGTCATCAGGGCCAGGAGGGGCAACATCGGTGTCGTCTCGAGCTGGTACCTCGACTATGCCACCGCGAAGCTCACCGAGGTGCCCGTCGGCTGGTCCCTCCACCAGCCCGGTCAGCACCGGGTGATCATCAGCTTCGACCCCCTCGAAAACCGGGTCACCACCTTTGACCTGCGCAAGCCGGACGCGGCACCCGTGGTGACCGACATCCCCGCGCCGCAAGGTCTTGAGCAGCGGTCCGGCGCGGTCGCCCTGGTCGGTGACACGATTCTTGTCAGCCGTGAGATCAACCCGTACGCGAAGGCTCCCGTGCTCGGCGGGAAGCTGTTCGCGGTCCCCATCGGGAACACCGGCGAGACGCGCGAACTCCTGCCCTACGCGACCCACCAGCTGGTGACGGCCCCCGACGGCAGCGTGCTCGTCACGGGCGGCAGCAGCCCCAGGGACTGGGCCGTACGCCGGGTCACCGCGGAGGCCGACGGCAGCCCGAAGATGACCACCGCACACCAGATCCCCGCGATGCCCGTGCCGATCGACGGCCTGGCGCTCGGCGGCGGCAGGCTCAGCTATGTGGCGCAGCCCGAGGGGGGCCAGTGGCGGACCCTTCACAGCCATGACGTCACCGGCTCCGGCACCCCCGTCATCGGCCCCCGGGACAAGGGGTACGAGAGCAACAGCCCGGCCACCGGGGAGCTGCACTCCCTCGGCGACGGCCGCAGTGCCTTCGTCAACGGCGCCGGAGTCCTTGTACCGAACCCGGACGGCAGCCTCAACTCGGTCGACGCGCCCAGGCCGGCGACTCTGGACGAAGCCAGTGGCCGCTATCTGATCCTCTCCGGCAGCGCGGACTGGCAGTACATCGGCGATGTACGGCAGCACTGGGGTACCAATGTCCCCATTTCGCGGATCAAGACGGCCGCTTCGGTCTGGGGCACGACCCTGTGGACGCCCGGCAAGACGGCCGGAAGCGTTGTCGCCCTTGATCTGAAGACCCGGAAGTCGCAGCCCGAGCTGAAGCTGGGCTCCGGCTGCGTACCGAACGACCTCCAGGCCGTGGGCCGCTGGCTGTACTGGGCCTGCGGCACCACCAAGGCGGGCGTGTACGACCGCACCGCCGCGAAGAGCCTCCCGGTGGCGGCGGGCGGCCGGGCGAAGCTCGGTGACGGTTTCGTGGTCCGTGAGAGCAGCGGCGAGCTGGCGCTGACCAATCTCCACACCGGCACCACGACCCCCGTTGCGACCATCCCCGCGAACGCGAAGTGGGCGGTCGACAAGTTCGGCGGCCACCTCGCGTACACGGACGCCGAGCAGGCGATCCGGGTGCGGGCCGTGGACGTACCCCGCGGCCCGATCGCTCTCGCCGAGTCCGAGATCGACAGCGCGTTCACGCCCGCGGCCTCCTCCGACGACCGGACCTGGAACGGCCACTGGCAGCTCAGCCGCCCGGCCGGCACCTGGTCCGTGACGGTCAAGAACGCGGCGGGCGCTGTCGTACGCACCCTGGCGCAGGGCTCCGTACCGCAGACCGGTGCCCGGCTCGCCGCGGTCTGGGACGGGAAGAGCGCGGCGGGACGGACCCTGCCCAACGGCAAGTACGGCGTGACCTTGACCGTCGACGGGCGCCCGCTCGTCAGCAACTGGACCACGCTGTACGGCAGCCACGACGCGCCGCGCGACTACAACGCCGACGGAGTCCCCGAGGTGGTCACCCGCCTCGGTGCCGACCTCACCACCCACCAGGGCCTGGTGAAGACGGCCACGGGCGGCACCGTCCAGCGCGTCTCCAAGGGCTGGAAGAACATCACCGCCGTGCTGCCCATGGGCGATATGAACCATCAGGGCTGGGACGACCTCGTCGTCCGCAACACCAAGGGCGAGCTGTGGCGCCACGAGGGCACCGGCACGGGACTGCCCGGCCCGACCTCGGCCAGGGTCCGTATCGGCGGGGGCTTCGCCGCCTTCGACACGATCCTGCCCGCGGGTGATCTGACCGGCGACGGCCGCGGCGATCTGCTGGCCCGCAAGCCGGACGGCAAGCTGTTCGTGTACGCGGTCACCGCGACCGGTGCCCTGCGCTCCGCCGGGACCGTCAGCGGCTCCTTCAAGGGCCTCACCCTGATCGCCCCGGGTGATCTGACCGGCGACCGCCACGGCGATCTGCTGGCGCGCGACGCGGGCGGCGAGCTCTGGCGCTACAACGGCACGGGCAAGGGCACCCTGGGCGCGAAGACCCTGGTCCAGAAGGACTGGGCGGTGACCGGCAAGGTGTTCGCGGGCATCGGCGACCTCAACGGCGATGGCAACGCGGACCTGGTCTCCCGGGACACCACGGGCCGCCTCTGGCAGCACCTCGGCACGGGCAAGGGCACGCTGTCCGCCGCGACCCAGGTCGGCACCGGCTGGCAGCGCTACACCTCCCTGCACTGA
- a CDS encoding DEAD/DEAH box helicase, producing MSTFASDQIVVSEDEAVEVVEPIEAVENAADTVEATTDTDTGVDTAADTDAVDDDTELADELDADELDEDEASADSAEPGITFADLGLPEGIVRKLAQNGVTTPFPIQAATIPDALAGKDILGRGRTGSGKTLSFGLPLLATLAGGRTEKKKPRGVILTPTRELAMQVADALQPYGDVLGLKMKVVCGGTSMGNQIYALERGVDILVATPGRLRDVINRGACSLEQTQVAILDEADQMSDLGFLPEVTELLDQVPQGGQRMLFSATMENEITTLVKRYLNDPVSHEVDSAQGNVTTMTHHVLVVKPKDKAPVTAAIAARKGRTIIFVRTQLGADRVAEQLRESGVKADALHGGMTQGARTRTLADFKDGYVNVLVATDVAARGIHVDGIDLVLNVDPAGDHKDYLHRSGRTARAGRSGVVVSLSLPHQRRQIFRLMEDAGVDASRHIVGGAGAFDPEVAEITGARSLTEVQADSANNAAKQAEREVADLNRQLERVQRRAVELRDEADRLVARAARERGEDPEAAVAEVAGAVEAELEAEAVAAAAAAKKEREERSFDRDRDRRDDRGNFERRDRRDERPSFRRDERRDDRPFNRDRRDERPSFRRDERRDDRPFNRDRRDERPSFRRDERRDDRPFNRDRRDERPSFRRDERPSFDRDRRDDRRDERPSFRRDDRPSGGHRGSDRPFNRDRRDDRPAGGFRAGSSDRPYGRRDDHRGTGSGSGSSGSGSSSFGRRDDKPRWKRNG from the coding sequence ATGTCCACTTTTGCTTCTGATCAGATTGTCGTGTCCGAGGACGAGGCCGTAGAGGTCGTCGAGCCCATCGAGGCCGTTGAGAACGCCGCCGACACCGTCGAGGCGACCACCGACACCGACACGGGCGTTGACACCGCCGCCGACACCGACGCTGTCGACGACGACACCGAGCTCGCCGACGAGCTGGACGCCGATGAGCTCGACGAGGACGAGGCTTCGGCCGACTCCGCCGAGCCCGGAATCACCTTCGCCGACCTCGGTCTCCCCGAGGGCATCGTGCGCAAGCTCGCGCAGAACGGCGTCACGACCCCCTTCCCGATCCAGGCCGCGACCATCCCGGACGCCCTGGCCGGCAAGGACATCCTGGGCCGCGGCCGTACCGGCTCCGGCAAGACGCTCTCCTTCGGTCTCCCGCTGCTGGCCACCCTCGCGGGCGGCCGTACGGAGAAGAAGAAGCCCCGCGGTGTCATCCTGACCCCGACCCGCGAGCTGGCGATGCAGGTCGCCGACGCCCTCCAGCCGTACGGTGACGTCCTCGGCCTGAAGATGAAGGTCGTCTGCGGCGGTACGTCCATGGGCAACCAGATCTACGCCCTGGAGCGCGGTGTCGACATCCTCGTCGCCACCCCGGGCCGGCTGCGCGATGTCATCAACCGCGGCGCCTGCTCCCTGGAGCAGACCCAGGTCGCCATCCTCGACGAGGCCGACCAGATGTCCGACCTCGGCTTCCTGCCCGAGGTGACCGAGCTGCTGGACCAGGTCCCGCAGGGCGGTCAGCGGATGCTCTTCTCCGCCACCATGGAGAACGAGATCACCACCCTGGTGAAGCGCTACCTCAACGACCCGGTGAGCCACGAGGTCGACAGCGCCCAGGGCAATGTCACCACCATGACCCACCATGTCCTCGTCGTGAAGCCGAAGGACAAGGCCCCGGTCACCGCCGCGATCGCCGCCCGCAAGGGCCGTACGATCATCTTCGTCCGCACCCAGCTGGGCGCCGACCGCGTCGCCGAGCAGCTGCGCGAGTCCGGTGTGAAGGCCGACGCGCTGCACGGCGGCATGACGCAGGGCGCGCGGACGCGCACCCTCGCCGACTTCAAGGACGGGTACGTGAACGTGCTCGTCGCCACCGACGTCGCCGCCCGCGGTATCCACGTCGACGGCATCGACCTGGTCCTGAACGTGGACCCGGCCGGTGACCACAAGGACTATCTGCACCGCTCCGGCCGTACCGCCCGCGCGGGCCGCTCCGGTGTGGTCGTCTCCCTCTCCCTGCCCCACCAGCGCCGCCAGATCTTCCGGCTGATGGAGGACGCGGGCGTGGACGCCTCCCGCCACATCGTGGGCGGCGCGGGCGCCTTCGACCCCGAGGTCGCCGAGATCACCGGCGCCCGGTCGCTGACCGAGGTGCAGGCCGACTCCGCGAACAACGCCGCCAAGCAGGCCGAGCGCGAGGTCGCCGACCTGAACCGGCAGCTGGAGCGGGTGCAGCGGCGCGCGGTCGAACTGCGCGACGAGGCCGACCGCCTGGTGGCCCGGGCCGCGCGCGAGCGGGGCGAGGACCCCGAGGCCGCGGTGGCCGAGGTGGCCGGCGCGGTGGAGGCCGAGCTGGAGGCGGAGGCCGTGGCGGCCGCCGCCGCCGCGAAGAAGGAGCGCGAGGAGCGGTCCTTCGACCGTGACCGCGACCGCCGCGACGACCGGGGCAACTTCGAGCGCCGTGACCGTCGTGACGAGCGTCCGTCGTTCCGTCGTGACGAGCGTCGTGATGACCGTCCGTTCAACCGTGACCGTCGTGATGAGCGTCCGTCGTTCCGTCGTGATGAGCGTCGTGATGACCGTCCGTTCAACCGTGACCGTCGTGATGAGCGTCCGTCGTTCCGTCGTGATGAGCGTCGTGATGACCGTCCGTTCAACCGTGACCGTCGTGACGAGCGCCCCTCGTTCCGCCGTGACGAGCGCCCGTCCTTCGACCGCGACCGCCGCGACGACCGTCGTGACGAGCGTCCGTCGTTCCGCCGCGACGACCGCCCCAGCGGCGGCCACCGCGGCAGCGACCGTCCGTTCAACCGTGACCGCCGTGACGACCGCCCCGCGGGCGGCTTCCGCGCCGGCTCCTCGGACCGTCCGTACGGCCGCCGCGACGACCACCGCGGCACCGGCTCGGGCTCCGGCTCCTCCGGCTCCGGCTCGAGCTCGTTCGGCCGCCGCGACGACAAGCCGCGCTGGAAGCGCAACGGCTGA
- a CDS encoding fluoride efflux transporter FluC, producing MSWLLVALGAAVGAPLRYLTDRAVQSRHESAFPWGTFTVNAAACLVLGATAGAAVSTELYALLGTGLCGALSTYSTFSYETLRLAETGRWPLAAANAAGSVLVGTGALVLGAELAGAVRG from the coding sequence GTGAGCTGGCTGCTGGTCGCGCTCGGCGCCGCCGTGGGCGCGCCGCTGCGGTATCTGACCGACCGGGCGGTGCAGTCCCGGCATGAATCGGCCTTCCCCTGGGGCACCTTCACCGTCAACGCCGCCGCGTGTCTGGTCCTCGGCGCGACCGCGGGCGCCGCCGTCTCCACCGAGCTGTACGCCCTGCTGGGGACCGGCCTGTGCGGAGCGCTCAGCACGTACTCGACCTTCTCGTACGAGACCCTGCGGCTCGCCGAGACCGGCCGGTGGCCCCTCGCGGCGGCCAATGCCGCGGGCTCCGTGCTGGTGGGCACGGGAGCGCTGGTGCTGGGGGCGGAGCTGGCGGGGGCCGTGCGGGGTTAG
- a CDS encoding fluoride efflux transporter FluC — translation MNPAPPGAGGEPVPVDPDVDLHVPAQRAETAGARLLLVLAAVAAGGVIGALARYAAVRAWPGDPASAPLVTLGINVLGSFLIGVLMVPVAEGHGRWSPHPLLRPFAGTGVLGGFTTFSAYALDARDLLARGEGAAAFGYVAGTLAGCLGAVWAAVALTRWALTGRPGAGR, via the coding sequence GTGAACCCGGCCCCGCCCGGCGCCGGGGGCGAGCCGGTCCCGGTCGACCCGGATGTCGATCTGCATGTCCCGGCCCAGCGCGCCGAGACCGCCGGGGCGCGGCTGCTGCTGGTGCTCGCGGCCGTCGCCGCGGGCGGGGTCATCGGCGCGCTCGCCCGCTACGCGGCGGTCCGTGCCTGGCCCGGCGACCCGGCTTCGGCCCCGCTCGTCACGCTCGGGATCAATGTCCTCGGCTCGTTCCTGATCGGTGTGCTGATGGTGCCGGTCGCCGAGGGCCACGGCCGGTGGAGTCCGCATCCGCTGCTGCGGCCGTTCGCCGGGACCGGGGTGCTCGGCGGGTTCACCACCTTCTCCGCGTACGCGCTCGACGCCCGTGACCTGCTGGCACGCGGTGAGGGCGCGGCGGCCTTCGGCTATGTGGCCGGAACCCTCGCGGGCTGTCTGGGCGCGGTGTGGGCGGCGGTCGCCCTGACCCGGTGGGCGCTCACCGGGCGCCCGGGGGCGGGCCGGTGA
- a CDS encoding metallopeptidase family protein has product MLEMTREAFEELVSEALDSIPPELTRVMDNVAVFVEDEPDPSDPELLGLYEGTPLTERGEWYAGVLPDRISIYMGPTLRYCETPEDVVHEVAVTVVHEIAHHFGIEDDRLHELGWG; this is encoded by the coding sequence GTGCTGGAGATGACGCGTGAGGCGTTCGAAGAGCTGGTGAGCGAGGCGCTGGACTCGATCCCGCCGGAGCTGACCCGGGTGATGGACAACGTGGCCGTGTTCGTGGAGGACGAACCCGATCCGTCCGACCCGGAGTTGCTGGGGCTGTACGAGGGCACCCCGCTCACGGAGCGCGGCGAGTGGTACGCGGGGGTGCTGCCGGACCGGATCTCCATCTACATGGGCCCGACGCTCCGCTACTGCGAGACGCCGGAGGACGTGGTCCACGAGGTCGCGGTGACCGTGGTCCACGAGATCGCCCACCATTTCGGCATCGAGGACGACAGACTCCACGAACTGGGCTGGGGCTGA
- a CDS encoding metallophosphoesterase family protein produces the protein MTGPSAPDRQSWISALRGRAARLRTALARRRIPVGKGLRGRIRTATARLRTAAARIPTRPPTRLPKAAAPRRTAAAPSLRHPAPRPWARACGLAVVAGLGAWLGLLVVGSVHTQVGPMETSMALRPDLTGGTRINVSPLGALELASHTAPLRLDVEVEQLDPARSSALVEHPERLSGLEDEVAADIVAGTTELALRSCAAVVSGATALGLAVYRRPRRALAAGGLALALLAASTAAAAATWNPRSVLEPRYSGLLTSAPSLIGNARSIVTEFDVYQQELARLVTNVTKLYDATSTLPAFRPDPGSIRVLHVSDLHLNPAAWHIIASLVTQYRIDVIVDSGDTMDHGSAAENAFLDPIRDLDAPYVWVRGNHDSRTTQAYLSRMKNVTVLDEGRAATVGGLRIAGTGDPQFTPDRSVAARGAPAERLAGIRLASAIRDQARAGTPVDLAVAHNPDAARETDGTVPLVLAGHLHRREVEVMRFGTRLKVEGSTGGGGLRAVQNEKPEKVRASVLYLDRTTKRLQAWDEITLGGLGLTTAEVGRHLPEENKPGAKPSPGPFAEPSSSAGPRPAADPVGKPSPGPSPAAPATPSRGPSGAARSAVP, from the coding sequence ATGACAGGCCCATCGGCACCCGACCGGCAGTCCTGGATCAGCGCCCTCCGCGGGCGGGCGGCACGGCTCCGTACGGCCCTGGCCCGGCGCCGTATCCCGGTGGGAAAGGGCCTCCGCGGCCGAATCCGTACGGCGACGGCCCGGCTCCGTACCGCCGCCGCCCGCATCCCCACCCGGCCCCCCACCCGACTCCCTAAGGCAGCGGCCCCGCGCCGGACAGCCGCCGCGCCCTCCCTCCGCCACCCCGCGCCCCGCCCCTGGGCCCGCGCCTGCGGGCTGGCCGTCGTCGCCGGGCTCGGCGCGTGGCTCGGGCTGCTGGTCGTCGGGAGCGTGCACACCCAGGTCGGGCCGATGGAGACGAGCATGGCCCTGCGCCCCGACCTGACCGGCGGGACCCGGATCAACGTCTCCCCACTCGGCGCGCTGGAGCTCGCGTCCCACACCGCGCCGCTCCGGCTCGACGTCGAGGTGGAGCAGCTCGACCCGGCCCGTTCCAGCGCGCTGGTCGAGCATCCGGAGCGGCTCTCCGGGCTGGAGGACGAGGTCGCGGCCGATATCGTCGCCGGCACGACGGAGCTGGCCTTACGGTCGTGCGCGGCCGTCGTCTCGGGCGCCACCGCCCTCGGGCTCGCGGTCTACCGCCGCCCGCGCCGGGCGCTCGCCGCCGGGGGCCTCGCGCTCGCGCTGCTCGCCGCCTCCACGGCTGCCGCCGCCGCGACCTGGAACCCCCGGTCGGTCCTTGAACCCCGCTATTCGGGGCTGCTGACCAGCGCGCCGTCCCTGATCGGCAACGCGCGGTCGATCGTCACCGAGTTCGACGTCTACCAGCAGGAGCTGGCCCGGCTGGTCACCAATGTCACCAAGCTGTACGACGCCACCTCGACGCTGCCCGCGTTCCGGCCGGACCCGGGCAGCATCCGGGTCCTGCACGTCTCCGACCTCCACCTCAACCCGGCCGCCTGGCACATCATCGCCTCGCTGGTGACGCAGTACCGGATCGACGTGATCGTCGACTCGGGCGACACGATGGACCACGGTTCGGCCGCCGAGAACGCCTTCCTGGACCCGATCCGCGATCTGGACGCGCCCTATGTGTGGGTGCGCGGCAACCACGACTCCCGGACCACTCAGGCGTATCTGTCCCGGATGAAGAACGTGACGGTCCTCGACGAGGGCCGGGCCGCCACGGTCGGCGGGCTGCGGATCGCGGGCACCGGCGATCCGCAGTTCACCCCGGACCGCTCGGTGGCGGCCCGGGGCGCCCCGGCGGAACGGCTGGCGGGCATCCGGCTGGCGTCCGCGATCCGCGACCAGGCCAGGGCGGGCACCCCGGTGGACCTCGCGGTGGCGCACAACCCGGACGCGGCCCGGGAGACCGACGGCACGGTCCCCCTCGTCCTCGCCGGGCATCTGCACCGGCGGGAGGTGGAGGTGATGAGGTTCGGCACCCGGCTGAAGGTGGAGGGGTCGACGGGCGGCGGCGGTCTGCGGGCGGTGCAGAACGAGAAGCCGGAGAAGGTCCGGGCCTCGGTGCTCTATCTGGACCGGACGACGAAGCGGCTCCAGGCCTGGGACGAGATCACCCTCGGCGGTCTCGGGCTGACGACGGCCGAGGTCGGCCGCCATCTGCCGGAGGAGAACAAGCCGGGGGCGAAGCCGTCCCCCGGCCCCTTCGCCGAACCGTCGTCATCGGCGGGTCCGCGACCGGCCGCGGACCCCGTCGGGAAGCCGTCCCCCGGGCCCTCGCCGGCCGCTCCGGCGACCCCCTCCAGGGGGCCTTCCGGAGCCGCTCGTTCCGCGGTTCCGTAA
- a CDS encoding cytochrome c biogenesis CcdA family protein, which produces MTEIGYLAAFLGGLLALISPCSALLLPAFFAYSLDSTGRLLARTGIFYAGLATTLVPLGVAGSYAARFFYGNRDLLVAVGGWLIIALGVAQLLGLGFASRRLAALSGRIRPTTAASVYALGLVYGFAGFCAGPILGSVLTVAAFSGNPVYGGLLLAVYALGMAVPLFFLALLWDRFDLGRRRWLRGRGFSVGRFRLHTTSLLSGLFFVLLGVLFLVFDGATALPGLVSVDRSFAAEQWAGEVGAAVPDWVLLVGVVAVAGAVLVVRAARRRTPATAADAEEA; this is translated from the coding sequence ATGACCGAGATCGGCTATCTGGCCGCCTTCCTCGGCGGTCTGCTCGCCCTGATCAGTCCGTGCAGCGCGCTGCTGCTCCCGGCCTTCTTCGCCTACTCCCTCGATTCGACGGGCCGGCTGCTGGCCCGTACCGGAATCTTCTACGCCGGACTGGCCACCACCCTCGTCCCGCTCGGCGTCGCCGGTTCGTACGCCGCCCGCTTCTTCTACGGCAACCGCGATCTGCTGGTCGCCGTCGGCGGCTGGCTGATCATCGCGCTGGGCGTGGCGCAGCTCCTCGGCCTCGGCTTCGCCTCCCGCCGGCTCGCCGCGCTCTCCGGCCGGATCCGCCCCACCACGGCGGCCTCGGTCTACGCCCTCGGCCTGGTCTACGGCTTCGCGGGCTTCTGCGCCGGGCCGATCCTCGGCAGTGTGCTCACGGTCGCGGCGTTCAGCGGCAACCCGGTCTACGGCGGGCTGCTGCTCGCCGTGTACGCCCTGGGGATGGCCGTACCGCTGTTCTTCCTCGCCCTGCTCTGGGACCGCTTCGATCTGGGCCGGCGGCGCTGGCTGCGCGGCCGGGGCTTCTCGGTGGGCCGGTTCCGGCTGCACACCACATCGCTGCTGTCCGGGCTGTTCTTCGTCCTGCTCGGGGTGCTCTTCCTGGTCTTCGACGGGGCGACCGCGCTGCCCGGGCTGGTCTCCGTGGACCGCTCCTTCGCCGCCGAGCAGTGGGCGGGCGAGGTGGGGGCCGCGGTACCGGACTGGGTGCTGCTGGTGGGGGTGGTGGCGGTGGCCGGTGCCGTTCTCGTGGTCCGCGCCGCTCGGCGCCGTACCCCCGCGACCGCGGCCGATGCGGAGGAGGCGTAG
- a CDS encoding DsbA family protein produces MPSIPATQRKPLLIGAGVLTAALVLGIASYTATRPEDPAATVKATGTASPAASRPGEAPATVEEKTGAYPELEKLARREAGDGLAVGRADAPVVMIEYADFQCGFCGKFARDTEPELIKKYVDQGKLRIEWRNFPIFGEPSENAARGAWAASRQGKFWEFHAAAYAKGAKEKGFSADRVKQLAEQAGVPDPERFATDLESDAAKRSVKRDQDEAYALGATSTPSFLINGRPIAGAQPEQTFTDAIESALKSAGGTGAAKSGGSAAPGDGSGS; encoded by the coding sequence ATGCCGTCGATCCCCGCCACCCAGCGCAAGCCACTGCTGATCGGCGCGGGCGTGCTGACCGCCGCGCTGGTGCTCGGCATCGCCTCGTACACCGCGACCCGCCCGGAGGACCCGGCGGCCACGGTCAAGGCCACCGGCACCGCGTCCCCCGCCGCCTCCCGGCCCGGTGAGGCCCCCGCGACCGTGGAGGAGAAGACCGGCGCCTACCCGGAGCTGGAGAAGCTCGCCCGCCGCGAGGCCGGGGACGGGCTCGCCGTCGGCCGCGCCGACGCACCCGTCGTCATGATCGAGTACGCCGACTTCCAGTGCGGCTTTTGCGGAAAGTTCGCCCGGGACACCGAGCCCGAGCTGATCAAGAAGTACGTCGACCAGGGCAAGCTGCGGATCGAATGGCGCAACTTCCCGATCTTCGGCGAACCCTCCGAGAACGCCGCCCGCGGTGCCTGGGCCGCGTCCCGGCAGGGCAAGTTCTGGGAGTTCCACGCCGCCGCCTACGCCAAGGGTGCCAAGGAGAAGGGCTTCTCCGCCGACCGGGTGAAGCAGCTCGCCGAGCAGGCCGGCGTGCCCGACCCGGAGCGGTTCGCCACGGACCTGGAGAGCGACGCCGCGAAGCGGTCCGTCAAGCGGGACCAGGACGAGGCCTACGCCCTGGGCGCCACCTCCACCCCCTCCTTCCTGATCAACGGCCGCCCGATCGCGGGCGCCCAGCCCGAGCAGACCTTCACCGACGCCATCGAGTCCGCCCTGAAGTCCGCGGGCGGCACCGGCGCCGCGAAGTCCGGCGGTTCCGCCGCCCCGGGCGACGGCTCGGGATCATGA